From Synechococcales cyanobacterium T60_A2020_003:
AGCACTATTTCAGAGACCCCTCCCAACCTCCCCTTACCCTAGACGCGAAGCGGCTTCCCGCAGGGTAGGGGAGGTGCCGTCAGGCGGTGGGGTTTAGTGCCACCCTATAGCAGGATTTCGTATGATACGGTGCTAACCGTGATGTTTCCAGACATGAACATCTTGCACTTTGGAAAATCCTAAAGTGTTACCAAAGGGATGAGGCATGTGCTCAAGCTGCACAATAGACGTAGGATGCTGGTCTAGAAAACCATAGCATCAGAGGCGATCGCCCCGCTTTCTGGTTTAGAGCGTTTGCCGATCATCCGCAGGGAGACGCCTCTGGAGGGGGCTAGGGTCACGCCACGACGACGGGGGACCTCAGACCGCGAATCCGCCAACTCCATTTGATAGTTCATCATGGCCGTGGCGATCGCCAGCTTCATTTCGTAGAGGGCCAACGCCTCCCCTACACAGCGGCGTGCGCCATTCCCAAAAGGGATGAACTCATAGGGAGAATATTTCTTTTCCAAAAAGCGTTCGGGGCGGAAGGCTTTGGGATTGGGATAGAGATCGTCACGTTGAAGGGTCAGGTACATGCAGCCCATGAAGATCGTGCCTGCCTCAAACTGGTAGCCCAGAATCTCCACAGGTTCTTGAGCCACCCGGGGGAACGTCAGCATCGCTACGGGATTCCGGCGCAGAGTCTCTTGGCATACGGCAGTCAAGTAGGGCTGTTTGGCAATCGTCATAGGATCGGTTTCCCCATCCAGACTATCCAGTTCTGCGAGCAGTTTTGTTTTAACCTCTGGGCAGCGATGGAGCCAGTAGAGTGCCCAAGCCATCGCTGTTGCTGTTGTTTCATGTCCTGCAAAGAGCAGCGTCATGATCTCATCCCGCAGTTCTTTGTCGGTCATGGGTTGTCCTTCCTCGTCCCGTGCCGCCATCATCAGCGACAGAATATCGGTGCGGCTGTCATCGGGATGGGTGCGACGGTCTTGAAGTTCGGCGTAGATCAGATGATCAAGCTGCTCGCGAAGCTGCAAAAAATAGCCCCACGGACTGCGCGGCCCCCAGTTCTTTTGCAAGGACTTGAAAAATAGGAGTGCCGAAGCCAACGGTGAGCTAAAGCGATCGGCCATTGCAGTCAATAGAGTTTTGATCTGCTGGCTTTTTTCGCCTTCTGATAGACCAAACACAATATCAAAGATGATTTGAAGAGAGACTTGTTGGGTAATGGTACGGGCTGAAAAGGTCTCTCCGGGGGGAATCGCGTCAAAGATAGATTGGGTGAGTTTACAGATCGTTTCACCATAGATCGACAGGCGATCGCCATGGAAGGAGGGCATGATAAGCTGGCGTCGCTGCTTGTGGCGATCGCCCTCAATCGCAATCACAGAGGCATCCCCAATCAGGGGTTCTAGGATTAGATTTAACTCTCCAGAGGCATGAAACAGCTTGCGATCGTTCATCAAAATATACTGTATCGCTTGGGGATGGCTGACGATCACAATATCATCGCCAAAGCCAATGCCAGGACTTCTAAACAGGTCTGGGTAGCGTTGATGGGTACATTCCAAGTAGCCCACGGGATCGAGAATCCACTGCAAGCGTTGGAGGGCAGGCAAGCGTTTGGGGGATTCCAGCGTTTTCATAGGCGTGGGGGACGTTTGCAGAACGGGTTACGCATAGTATACCGATCATTCCGACGTCGAGCCAGGTTCATCTGAATCGTTGATTGACCAATGGGCAACATAGACACCACTAGGAGCGTAGAAGTCATCAGCGGATTGGTACAGCGAGGCT
This genomic window contains:
- a CDS encoding cytochrome P450, whose translation is MKTLESPKRLPALQRLQWILDPVGYLECTHQRYPDLFRSPGIGFGDDIVIVSHPQAIQYILMNDRKLFHASGELNLILEPLIGDASVIAIEGDRHKQRRQLIMPSFHGDRLSIYGETICKLTQSIFDAIPPGETFSARTITQQVSLQIIFDIVFGLSEGEKSQQIKTLLTAMADRFSSPLASALLFFKSLQKNWGPRSPWGYFLQLREQLDHLIYAELQDRRTHPDDSRTDILSLMMAARDEEGQPMTDKELRDEIMTLLFAGHETTATAMAWALYWLHRCPEVKTKLLAELDSLDGETDPMTIAKQPYLTAVCQETLRRNPVAMLTFPRVAQEPVEILGYQFEAGTIFMGCMYLTLQRDDLYPNPKAFRPERFLEKKYSPYEFIPFGNGARRCVGEALALYEMKLAIATAMMNYQMELADSRSEVPRRRGVTLAPSRGVSLRMIGKRSKPESGAIASDAMVF